One stretch of Paenibacillus sp. AN1007 DNA includes these proteins:
- a CDS encoding MFS transporter, which translates to MSRTGRLNEESTDTSAEHRGTSHVSEPGKRKAFPLSLLCLTIGAFAIGMTEFIIMGLLPNVAADLDVSIPQAGQLITGYALGVAVGAPILTVFTHKIPQKKLLVLLMCIFIVGNALSVIAPTYGLLISARILTAFAHGTFLGVGSIMATKLVTPDRRAGAVSVVLAGLTIANIIGVPFGTFIGQQLGWRSSFGAITILGIISLLGIIRFIPVIPQGTPADLGQQFRNLIRPQVLLVLLIGALGCGSLFAVFTYITPMLVDISGFAEQNVTWILVLFGFGVTLGNMVGGRLADWKLMPSLIVNFGILAVLLAALTLTLHNPFLAVVTIFFWGVAAFGIMPGLQIRIMNMTREAPLLATTSSHSAFNLGNAAGAYIGGFAITHTGLLSVPLYAAVIAALGLLGLLLSLLMHDKKGASEGGDVIHPVSAQ; encoded by the coding sequence ATGAGCAGGACAGGACGTTTAAACGAAGAATCAACGGATACATCGGCAGAACATAGGGGGACGTCACACGTTTCAGAGCCTGGCAAAAGAAAGGCATTTCCTTTGTCTCTGCTGTGTTTGACAATCGGGGCATTCGCTATTGGCATGACGGAGTTTATCATTATGGGTCTGCTGCCTAATGTGGCAGCTGATCTAGATGTGAGCATTCCACAAGCGGGACAATTAATTACGGGTTATGCACTTGGTGTAGCCGTAGGTGCGCCAATACTAACGGTATTTACGCACAAGATTCCGCAGAAAAAACTGCTGGTGCTGCTGATGTGCATTTTTATCGTTGGCAACGCATTGTCAGTCATTGCCCCTACTTACGGGCTGCTTATCTCGGCACGTATCCTGACGGCATTTGCTCATGGTACGTTCCTTGGTGTGGGGTCAATCATGGCAACCAAGCTGGTGACACCCGATCGAAGAGCTGGCGCTGTATCGGTAGTGCTTGCCGGGCTGACCATTGCCAATATTATTGGTGTTCCATTTGGCACGTTTATCGGTCAACAGCTCGGCTGGCGTTCCTCGTTCGGGGCGATCACCATTCTGGGCATAATTTCACTGCTGGGGATTATTCGTTTTATTCCGGTTATTCCGCAAGGAACACCGGCTGACCTCGGACAGCAATTCCGCAATTTAATCCGCCCACAGGTGTTATTAGTGCTGCTTATCGGTGCTTTGGGCTGCGGCAGCTTATTCGCGGTTTTCACATATATTACGCCAATGCTGGTGGATATTAGCGGTTTTGCAGAACAAAACGTTACCTGGATTCTGGTACTGTTTGGCTTTGGAGTGACGCTGGGGAATATGGTCGGTGGCCGTCTTGCAGATTGGAAGCTTATGCCTTCGCTTATCGTTAACTTTGGCATTCTTGCCGTGCTGCTCGCTGCATTAACGCTGACGCTGCACAATCCATTTTTGGCGGTAGTCACCATATTTTTCTGGGGTGTTGCGGCCTTTGGCATTATGCCTGGACTTCAGATTCGTATTATGAATATGACGCGAGAAGCTCCGCTGCTTGCAACGACATCGAGCCACTCTGCATTTAATCTGGGGAATGCGGCCGGAGCTTATATTGGCGGATTTGCCATTACGCACACGGGACTGCTTTCAGTGCCGCTCTATGCCGCTGTGATTGCAGCGCTTGGCCTTCTTGGACTGCTGCTCAGTCTGTTAATGCATGACAAAAAGGGCGCGTCTGAAGGTGGAGATGTCATTCATCCCGTGTCGGCACAGTAG
- a CDS encoding YkyA family protein, with protein MVITSKKIALAACSLLLVLLLSGCGEPQEPAANQVDRLVQGGQGIDKSLKELSRYEEEDMALYKSILSKGQNKNSDIEALLDQAQAHIQERRALLEKTRKEMQDTDEKTEALRHSLKELTIEKEETLAHAGKVLDQYEARARTFELFTASYGHSLDAEEKLYGLMRASSKPNLAQIKRAIRTRNEEYAKLAEVRKQFNLQTQAFNAAHAQLVKLDQAG; from the coding sequence ATGGTAATAACGAGTAAAAAAATAGCATTGGCAGCATGCAGCTTACTGCTTGTGCTTCTGCTTAGCGGATGTGGAGAGCCGCAGGAGCCTGCAGCCAACCAGGTGGATCGATTGGTGCAGGGGGGGCAGGGGATTGACAAAAGTCTGAAGGAATTGTCTCGCTATGAAGAAGAGGATATGGCACTATATAAATCCATTTTAAGCAAAGGCCAGAATAAAAATAGCGATATTGAAGCACTGCTGGATCAAGCACAAGCTCATATTCAGGAACGAAGAGCACTGCTGGAGAAGACCCGTAAGGAAATGCAGGATACGGATGAGAAAACCGAAGCGCTGCGCCATTCTCTTAAGGAACTTACCATTGAGAAAGAAGAGACGCTTGCCCACGCGGGAAAAGTGCTGGATCAATATGAGGCAAGGGCCAGAACATTTGAGCTGTTTACTGCCTCTTACGGACACAGTCTGGACGCGGAAGAGAAGCTGTACGGCCTAATGCGCGCAAGTTCGAAACCAAATCTGGCTCAAATTAAACGTGCTATTCGGACACGCAATGAAGAGTACGCCAAACTGGCTGAAGTGCGAAAACAATTCAACCTGCAGACTCAAGCGTTTAACGCGGCTCATGCACAATTGGTGAAGCTGGATCAAGCAGGTTGA
- a CDS encoding discoidin domain-containing protein: MKGRTSHKRNKRSICVNLLLSMLLLISSVPLWPSKAANAAVEGSYLLSLNRPVYSSSSLGGNTADHAVDGNKNTRWESVWQQDPQWIYVDLGAAASISNISIEWENAYASAFDLEVSDDEVNWKQVYSTTKGQGGLTEVEVSANARYVRLFSHERAQQAYGVSLYSFDVYGTGGANSPPKPVAANLALGKSVMASSEEIDEPSRSAEDKAKMEKRNYEARNVTDGDPGTRWSSIYKDQEWIVVDLGKRHEIGEISLQWENAFGRAYDIQVSNDAKQWTTLYREIHSNGGRDDIAVYAEARYVKFAGLGRGTTNGYSLYAFDVYEYIQGDEKPVYTIPAIPEMSSVQVGAGSYAINDITMLQPKNPKNRTADITAPIPSNDWWQSILVSDLGDGNSLVTLPFKNRYTKQGLHILNPGAGYVSADGSSMDADGEADLILTTSSMNPAKVNTKVAGYGDYSANIIMSDDDTAKVNTTFVKGSPFLYNTFENPDTILLRSPNITRLFDDQDREIVLQDGESWTSDHIGVEVTNQDRAPSPQTFTRNYGLYAPKGTTFIKLGNTLKIKLGSGENYLSLATLPNASELAYYYQHAYAFVTDTKVDYDYNESTSQVTTTFSSVTQTKRANFSANTLMALFPHQWKLATTPLTELTYPSIRGMMKVSEGNSFTTKDRFYGIIPQFVEPDDPTYSRAQLISYLDQLDADTSGNLMSEDPYWQGKKLHPLALGVLISDQLGDHERRDHYLSLLRTILTDWYTFSPDERLHSYYFYYSDQWGTIFPYGSGFGVNTGLTDHHFTYGYYVFASAVLAMYDPTFVEDYGDMVELLIRDYANPSRTDNQFPWMRNFDPYSGHSWAGGYADNRSGNNQEAAGEALFSWVGQYMWGEVTGNKAYRDTGIWGFVTEEKAAEQYWFNYDGDNWLEGYKHATVGHVYGSAYLYGTYFSNDAEHIYGIHWLPPAEWMTYYGRDPKNTAALYNGMIKDLGGQQERTWQHIIWPFQSIGDPQAALAKWNTKDMQQNEVFNAYWFMHSMASTGTRTMDIWADSPAVTVYEKDGVYTAQIWNPSDTTKTVRFFNASGALGSAAVYAKAQVKVNPLEHTVVKQPDASQGVTYLDRSAWTITASSSSEAVKRMIDGDLATRWSSGQTQQPGDWLHIDLGSEQMMDTLFMNSGSSGGDYAHGYEVYVSKDDENWSKPIAQGTGSSPSMSVDLGMQSVRYIKIVLTAPADSWWSISELKLARFGKLAQAPEHPNPAPLPDRSTWIVTASSTQGTDITAHMLDGKNETLWTNGRKQSKGQWITIDLGQTSLFDAVELDPGNAKDDYPRQYRIFVSDDGQNWGTSIAGGEGVTGRLSITFPEQEARYVKIMQTGESDQWWSVSELFVQHYGTGKQKRLLPDGWSVTASSGDEAAAAILDGSDQTRWTSGQTQIGGEWLQLDLGHSQTVNRIVLDSAHSSEDYARSYEVFTSLDGMDWGKAAAAGEGENAVLSIAFAPHEARYIKIVQTGTDSHWWSVSEIAVYTSDQTPWTPGEQDELLPTELDRTSWTVTASTSEDVSALLDDDLNTRWTSASGQQTDQWIQIDLGSIQNFSRLTMDSGSSTNDYARSFTIFTSTDGEQWNLVSDALGTDPLISAMFTNQQARYVKIALTSDNAEWWWSIAELKLYR, from the coding sequence ATGAAGGGACGAACGAGTCACAAACGAAACAAGCGCAGCATCTGCGTGAACTTGCTGTTATCTATGCTGTTGTTGATCAGCAGTGTACCACTCTGGCCAAGCAAAGCAGCAAACGCAGCAGTAGAAGGGTCATATCTCTTATCCCTGAACAGACCGGTGTATAGTTCCTCATCCCTTGGCGGGAATACAGCCGATCATGCCGTGGATGGAAACAAAAATACCCGATGGGAAAGTGTATGGCAGCAGGACCCTCAGTGGATCTATGTTGACTTGGGCGCAGCGGCGTCCATCTCGAATATCTCGATTGAGTGGGAAAATGCTTATGCATCCGCCTTCGACCTTGAAGTATCAGATGACGAGGTGAACTGGAAGCAAGTATATTCCACAACGAAGGGCCAAGGCGGTCTGACGGAAGTCGAGGTTTCTGCCAACGCACGATATGTGCGTTTGTTTAGCCACGAACGGGCACAGCAAGCCTATGGTGTATCTCTCTACTCGTTCGATGTTTATGGAACGGGTGGAGCAAATTCTCCTCCAAAACCGGTTGCCGCCAACCTCGCTCTGGGTAAATCGGTCATGGCATCATCAGAAGAGATTGATGAACCCAGCCGCTCCGCCGAAGACAAGGCCAAAATGGAGAAACGCAATTATGAGGCGCGCAATGTGACGGATGGTGATCCAGGCACACGCTGGTCTTCCATATACAAGGATCAGGAATGGATTGTTGTGGACCTTGGAAAGCGTCATGAAATCGGAGAAATTTCTCTACAATGGGAGAATGCGTTTGGACGTGCTTATGACATTCAGGTATCCAACGATGCAAAGCAGTGGACTACGCTGTACCGGGAGATACACAGTAACGGTGGACGAGATGACATTGCTGTATATGCAGAAGCCAGATATGTAAAGTTCGCAGGGCTTGGCAGAGGTACAACCAACGGATATTCGCTCTATGCTTTTGATGTATATGAGTATATTCAAGGTGATGAAAAGCCGGTCTACACCATTCCGGCTATCCCTGAGATGAGCTCAGTACAGGTTGGGGCTGGCAGTTATGCCATTAACGACATTACAATGCTGCAGCCGAAAAACCCAAAGAATCGTACAGCTGACATCACTGCCCCGATTCCATCTAATGACTGGTGGCAGTCGATTCTTGTTTCGGATTTAGGAGATGGAAACAGTCTGGTCACGCTGCCGTTCAAAAACCGATACACCAAGCAGGGGCTTCATATTTTGAACCCTGGTGCTGGATACGTTTCTGCTGACGGCAGCTCTATGGATGCCGATGGTGAAGCTGACCTTATCCTGACAACAAGCAGTATGAACCCAGCCAAGGTTAATACCAAGGTGGCAGGGTACGGGGATTACTCCGCAAACATCATCATGAGTGATGATGACACGGCGAAGGTCAACACAACCTTTGTCAAAGGCTCCCCTTTCCTGTACAACACGTTCGAGAACCCGGACACGATCCTGCTCCGTTCACCGAACATCACACGTCTCTTTGATGATCAAGACCGCGAGATTGTGCTGCAGGACGGGGAATCATGGACAAGCGATCATATCGGTGTAGAAGTCACCAATCAAGACAGGGCTCCTTCGCCGCAAACCTTTACAAGAAACTACGGCCTTTATGCGCCTAAAGGAACCACATTTATAAAGCTTGGCAATACACTTAAGATCAAGCTGGGATCAGGCGAAAATTATTTATCGCTAGCCACCCTGCCGAATGCATCAGAATTAGCATACTATTACCAGCATGCCTATGCTTTTGTAACGGATACGAAGGTCGATTACGACTATAACGAGAGCACTTCCCAAGTTACAACGACCTTCAGCTCCGTTACACAAACGAAGCGTGCCAACTTCTCTGCGAACACATTAATGGCTTTGTTCCCTCATCAGTGGAAACTTGCAACTACTCCACTCACGGAGCTCACGTATCCTTCCATTCGTGGGATGATGAAAGTGAGCGAAGGCAATAGCTTTACGACAAAGGATCGTTTCTACGGTATTATTCCGCAATTTGTAGAGCCGGACGATCCGACATACTCACGCGCGCAATTAATCAGTTATCTGGATCAGCTTGATGCAGATACGTCGGGTAATTTAATGAGCGAAGATCCATACTGGCAGGGGAAAAAGCTTCATCCGCTTGCACTGGGTGTGCTCATTAGCGATCAGCTTGGGGATCACGAACGTCGGGACCACTACCTGTCCCTGTTAAGAACCATTTTGACCGACTGGTACACCTTTTCACCGGATGAACGTCTGCACTCCTATTATTTTTATTACTCGGATCAATGGGGAACGATCTTCCCTTATGGGAGCGGGTTTGGTGTCAACACCGGACTGACGGATCATCATTTTACGTATGGCTATTACGTTTTTGCATCTGCGGTGCTGGCCATGTATGATCCAACGTTTGTAGAAGATTATGGCGATATGGTTGAACTGCTGATCCGGGATTATGCCAATCCTTCGCGTACAGACAATCAATTCCCATGGATGCGTAATTTTGATCCTTATTCAGGTCATTCCTGGGCAGGAGGTTATGCCGACAATCGCAGCGGAAACAATCAGGAAGCGGCAGGTGAAGCTCTGTTCAGTTGGGTCGGACAATATATGTGGGGCGAAGTAACAGGGAATAAAGCCTATCGTGATACAGGCATCTGGGGCTTCGTCACCGAAGAAAAAGCGGCCGAGCAGTATTGGTTCAACTATGATGGGGACAACTGGCTGGAAGGATACAAACACGCTACCGTAGGGCATGTATACGGCAGTGCTTACCTGTATGGCACGTACTTCTCCAACGACGCAGAACATATTTACGGCATTCACTGGCTGCCGCCGGCGGAGTGGATGACCTATTACGGCCGTGATCCGAAGAATACTGCCGCACTATACAACGGGATGATCAAGGATCTTGGTGGTCAGCAGGAGCGCACATGGCAGCACATCATTTGGCCCTTCCAATCCATCGGGGACCCGCAGGCTGCTCTTGCGAAATGGAATACAAAAGACATGCAGCAAAACGAAGTCTTTAACGCCTACTGGTTCATGCATAGTATGGCATCCACAGGAACACGTACAATGGATATTTGGGCTGATTCTCCGGCAGTAACTGTCTACGAAAAGGATGGCGTCTACACGGCACAAATCTGGAATCCGTCGGATACCACCAAGACGGTTCGCTTCTTTAATGCGAGCGGGGCTTTGGGTTCGGCTGCCGTCTATGCGAAGGCTCAAGTGAAGGTCAATCCATTGGAGCATACGGTAGTTAAGCAGCCGGATGCTTCACAAGGCGTCACTTATCTGGATCGCAGCGCATGGACGATCACCGCCTCTTCCAGTTCGGAAGCAGTGAAACGCATGATTGATGGAGATTTGGCCACCCGCTGGTCATCTGGACAAACGCAGCAGCCTGGAGACTGGCTCCATATTGATCTGGGCAGCGAGCAGATGATGGACACCCTTTTCATGAACTCCGGCAGCAGCGGGGGTGATTATGCCCACGGGTATGAAGTTTACGTTTCGAAGGACGATGAGAATTGGAGCAAGCCGATTGCACAGGGAACAGGCTCATCTCCGAGCATGTCCGTCGATTTGGGGATGCAGAGTGTACGTTATATTAAAATTGTATTGACTGCTCCCGCAGACAGCTGGTGGTCCATCTCGGAACTCAAGCTCGCCCGATTTGGTAAATTGGCTCAAGCACCTGAACATCCAAATCCAGCCCCGCTGCCCGATCGGTCAACTTGGATCGTGACTGCTTCCTCCACACAAGGAACGGATATCACGGCTCATATGCTGGATGGAAAAAACGAGACGTTATGGACGAACGGGAGAAAGCAATCCAAAGGACAGTGGATCACGATTGATCTTGGGCAAACGAGTCTTTTTGATGCGGTAGAACTGGACCCGGGGAACGCCAAGGATGACTATCCACGACAGTATCGCATCTTCGTTTCCGATGACGGGCAGAACTGGGGAACATCTATTGCTGGAGGCGAAGGCGTGACAGGACGTCTCTCCATCACCTTCCCTGAGCAGGAAGCCCGTTATGTGAAGATTATGCAGACGGGTGAATCCGACCAATGGTGGTCGGTTTCTGAGTTGTTCGTTCAGCACTATGGAACAGGAAAACAAAAACGTCTCCTGCCAGATGGATGGTCCGTCACAGCGTCTTCTGGTGATGAAGCTGCAGCGGCGATACTGGATGGCTCGGACCAAACACGCTGGACTTCCGGTCAGACACAAATAGGTGGTGAGTGGCTTCAGCTGGATCTGGGCCATTCACAGACGGTGAACCGGATTGTACTGGATAGTGCTCATAGCAGTGAGGATTATGCTCGCAGCTATGAAGTATTCACCTCACTGGATGGCATGGATTGGGGTAAAGCTGCAGCTGCGGGTGAAGGGGAAAATGCCGTACTTTCTATTGCTTTCGCTCCCCATGAGGCTCGCTATATCAAGATCGTTCAGACCGGAACGGATTCTCACTGGTGGTCTGTATCTGAAATTGCGGTTTATACCTCTGATCAGACGCCATGGACACCTGGAGAACAGGATGAGCTGCTGCCTACCGAACTGGATCGGACGTCTTGGACAGTTACAGCTTCCACGTCTGAAGACGTTAGCGCACTGCTCGATGATGATCTGAACACACGCTGGACCTCTGCGTCCGGACAGCAAACAGACCAGTGGATTCAGATTGATTTGGGGAGCATCCAAAATTTTAGCCGGTTAACTATGGACTCAGGCAGCAGTACGAATGACTATGCCCGTAGTTTTACAATCTTCACTTCAACGGATGGAGAGCAATGGAATTTAGTTTCAGATGCTTTGGGAACCGATCCTCTAATCTCCGCGATGTTCACGAACCAGCAGGCACGATATGTCAAAATTGCTTTGACTTCGGACAATGCTGAATGGTGGTGGTCTATTGCTGAGTTGAAGCTGTACCGATGA
- a CDS encoding DMT family transporter — MTSLNRAGRSIYVLFVVGIIAISFSSIFVRWSDADVAVVAMYRLFLTNLLMLPFIWPHRHEMMRLNFRQWILLIASGVMLALHFLLWMGSLRLTSVASSTVILALEPILILAGSVWLFKAKINRMMLIGMGIALLGSIIIGAGDFQVAGTALQGDILSLLGTMAVAVHMLLGQFLRTGLSAFSYNFWVFLVAACTFAVYNLAMGHPFGGYAASEWGIFLLLAIVPTIFGHYLFNWLLQYMNATTVSMGVLGEPVFSSLLAWVLLGESLSTLQMSAGVVILFGVWVFIRYGKTKPQPIPADAPITASGPVEPKIV; from the coding sequence ATGACAAGCCTGAACCGTGCCGGCAGATCCATTTATGTGTTATTTGTTGTCGGCATAATTGCAATTTCATTCTCCTCTATTTTTGTACGCTGGTCTGACGCAGATGTTGCGGTCGTTGCCATGTATCGCTTGTTTTTAACCAATCTGCTTATGCTTCCGTTCATCTGGCCGCACAGACATGAGATGATGCGCCTGAATTTCCGCCAGTGGATCTTACTGATCGCTTCCGGCGTGATGCTGGCCCTGCATTTTCTGCTCTGGATGGGATCGCTCAGATTGACCAGTGTCGCAAGTTCCACTGTGATCCTTGCTCTGGAGCCCATTCTGATTCTCGCAGGTTCGGTATGGCTGTTCAAAGCCAAAATCAACCGCATGATGCTCATTGGTATGGGTATTGCTCTGCTAGGGTCCATCATCATTGGTGCTGGAGATTTCCAGGTGGCAGGCACTGCGCTGCAGGGGGACATTCTATCCTTGCTCGGCACGATGGCGGTAGCTGTGCATATGCTTTTGGGTCAATTTTTGCGAACAGGACTCAGTGCATTTTCATATAATTTCTGGGTGTTTCTCGTCGCAGCCTGTACGTTCGCCGTTTACAATCTGGCCATGGGTCATCCGTTCGGGGGTTATGCGGCTTCAGAATGGGGGATCTTCCTGCTGCTTGCTATCGTACCTACGATCTTCGGACATTATCTATTTAACTGGCTGCTGCAGTATATGAACGCGACGACTGTATCGATGGGTGTTCTCGGAGAACCTGTATTCTCATCCCTGTTGGCTTGGGTACTTCTGGGAGAGTCACTGAGCACACTTCAAATGTCAGCTGGTGTCGTCATCCTGTTCGGCGTATGGGTCTTCATTCGTTACGGCAAAACCAAACCCCAGCCCATTCCGGCTGATGCGCCCATCACGGCTTCAGGTCCTGTTGAACCTAAAATAGTATAA
- a CDS encoding polysaccharide deacetylase family protein, with protein sequence MRVQQETTREYGNAVRSVSRKQTHRRRKIRYGRLSAALMLLILLVTGLTYAFIGMTHWIKSVAAPPPIAVIEQPAKLGMIQVTPEAKEEPARFLGQVRKVAYITFDDGPSKFTDQLLDILKQHEAKATFFMVGRQLNEHPDAVKRLYKEGSYPGLHSMTHDYKKLYKSGSSANFVNEFKKEQEKVEKLIGYKPHLIRAPYGSSPQIGEAFRGNIAAAGFKMWDWTTDSLDWNLPGQPDKIVDRVSSSVHRDKEVILMHEREQTVQALPRIMKLLEERGYEFEVYDPDAHWVVNFSHDTRL encoded by the coding sequence GTGAGAGTACAACAAGAAACAACGCGAGAGTATGGAAATGCAGTTCGCAGCGTAAGTCGCAAACAAACCCATAGAAGAAGAAAAATCCGCTACGGCAGATTAAGTGCGGCGCTTATGCTGCTGATACTGCTTGTTACGGGATTAACATATGCGTTTATCGGTATGACTCATTGGATTAAATCGGTGGCAGCTCCGCCGCCCATTGCTGTAATTGAACAACCAGCCAAGCTGGGTATGATCCAGGTTACACCGGAGGCGAAGGAGGAACCGGCACGGTTTCTGGGGCAGGTTCGCAAAGTGGCATACATAACATTTGACGACGGGCCAAGTAAATTTACAGATCAGCTGCTGGATATTTTGAAACAGCATGAGGCGAAGGCAACCTTTTTCATGGTTGGACGCCAGTTGAATGAGCACCCGGATGCAGTGAAACGTTTGTACAAAGAAGGCAGCTATCCTGGGCTTCACAGCATGACCCATGACTATAAAAAGCTGTACAAAAGCGGAAGCTCCGCTAATTTTGTGAATGAGTTCAAAAAAGAGCAGGAAAAGGTAGAGAAACTGATCGGATACAAACCGCATCTTATCCGTGCTCCTTATGGAAGCAGTCCGCAGATCGGTGAAGCTTTCAGGGGAAATATCGCGGCGGCAGGATTCAAAATGTGGGACTGGACAACGGACTCACTGGACTGGAATCTTCCAGGTCAGCCAGACAAAATTGTAGACCGGGTGAGCAGCAGTGTACACCGGGATAAAGAAGTTATTTTGATGCATGAACGGGAACAGACGGTGCAGGCGCTGCCGCGCATTATGAAACTGCTGGAAGAACGGGGTTATGAGTTCGAAGTGTACGATCCGGATGCCCACTGGGTTGTCAATTTCAGTCATGATACTCGTCTGTAA
- a CDS encoding sulfurtransferase, translated as MKNIVSMRWLLARMYEPDVVIADCRFLLGQPDAGRLAYETGHIPGAVYLDLEKDLSAPVTEHGGRHPLPDPAVLASRLSKAGIGSNSRIVAYDDQGGMNASRLWWLLRYMGHEQVYVMDEGFTAWQNAKFPVTTDVPVQIPSSFDVKLQPQMLAGVTDVQQASDSGSAVLIDSRDARRYAGLEEPIDAKAGHIPGAVNYFWKDVLGKDGRWSGVEALEERFAKLEKDDSIIVYCGSGVSACPNVIALEEAGYSNVKLYSGSWSDWISYEENSVETGDDSST; from the coding sequence ATGAAAAATATTGTATCCATGCGCTGGCTGCTCGCCAGAATGTACGAACCAGATGTCGTCATCGCAGATTGCCGTTTCCTGCTGGGACAGCCCGATGCCGGGCGGCTCGCTTATGAAACTGGACATATTCCGGGGGCCGTTTACCTTGATCTCGAAAAGGATCTCTCTGCCCCAGTAACCGAGCATGGCGGGCGCCATCCGCTCCCTGATCCGGCTGTGCTCGCAAGTCGTCTCTCCAAAGCTGGCATCGGCTCCAATAGTCGGATTGTTGCTTATGACGATCAAGGCGGTATGAACGCCTCGCGTCTGTGGTGGCTGCTGCGTTATATGGGTCATGAACAAGTATATGTTATGGACGAAGGTTTCACCGCTTGGCAAAACGCCAAGTTCCCGGTGACAACGGACGTACCGGTACAGATTCCGTCTTCATTTGACGTGAAGCTGCAACCGCAAATGCTGGCAGGTGTTACGGATGTGCAGCAAGCATCAGACAGCGGCAGCGCCGTGCTCATCGACTCCCGTGATGCCCGCCGTTATGCGGGGCTGGAGGAACCGATCGATGCCAAGGCCGGACATATTCCGGGAGCGGTGAACTATTTTTGGAAAGACGTGCTTGGTAAAGATGGTCGCTGGTCTGGTGTTGAAGCGTTGGAGGAGCGGTTCGCGAAGCTGGAGAAAGATGATTCCATTATCGTGTACTGCGGTTCCGGTGTTTCCGCCTGCCCGAACGTGATTGCGCTGGAAGAAGCGGGGTACTCGAATGTGAAGCTGTATTCCGGAAGCTGGAGCGACTGGATTAGTTATGAGGAGAATTCGGTGGAGACGGGGGATGATAGCTCGACTTAA
- a CDS encoding ADP-ribosylglycohydrolase family protein, with translation MLQRDRFEGSLIGLAVGDALGTTVEFSSPGSFEPVTDMVGGGVFGLKAGEWTDDTSMALCLAESLVRQQDFDPADQMRRYTNWYKVGYMSSTGSCFDIGGATRSALERFARTGEAYSGSTDPMTAGNGSIMRLAPIAMAYADQPEDAVRYAGLSSRTTHAAVESVEACEVLAAVLVAGFHGAEKTDMLAPETMKRWRTEKGSSFSPAIEEVVMGSYQHKEPPEIQGSGYVVRSLEAALWAFAKSSSFSDGLLRAVNLGDDADTTGAVYGQIAGAYYGRSGIPSHWQDRLAMRDTFDRLNDALWLKAAGHGVQKK, from the coding sequence ATGCTGCAAAGAGATCGTTTTGAAGGAAGTCTGATCGGACTTGCCGTGGGAGATGCGCTGGGCACTACTGTTGAATTCAGCAGCCCTGGCAGTTTTGAGCCTGTTACCGATATGGTGGGCGGCGGCGTTTTTGGATTAAAAGCGGGGGAGTGGACCGACGATACGTCCATGGCTTTATGTCTGGCGGAAAGTCTGGTGCGTCAGCAGGACTTCGATCCTGCGGATCAGATGCGCCGATACACGAACTGGTATAAGGTGGGGTATATGAGCAGTACGGGCAGCTGCTTTGATATAGGCGGAGCTACGCGAAGTGCACTGGAACGTTTTGCCCGAACCGGAGAAGCCTACAGTGGATCAACGGACCCGATGACAGCAGGCAACGGCTCTATTATGAGACTTGCTCCGATTGCTATGGCTTATGCTGACCAGCCGGAAGATGCTGTTCGTTATGCAGGACTGAGTTCCCGGACAACACATGCGGCTGTAGAAAGTGTAGAGGCCTGCGAAGTGCTGGCAGCTGTTCTTGTGGCAGGATTTCATGGAGCGGAGAAGACCGATATGCTGGCACCAGAGACGATGAAGCGCTGGCGGACGGAGAAGGGATCGTCTTTTTCGCCTGCGATTGAAGAAGTGGTTATGGGATCATATCAGCATAAAGAGCCGCCAGAGATTCAGGGCAGCGGTTATGTGGTACGTTCTCTGGAAGCTGCGCTGTGGGCGTTTGCGAAATCATCCAGCTTTTCGGATGGGCTGCTGCGGGCAGTGAATTTGGGAGATGATGCGGACACAACTGGTGCGGTATATGGTCAGATTGCGGGTGCATATTACGGGCGCAGCGGAATTCCTTCACATTGGCAGGACAGGCTGGCGATGAGAGATACGTTTGATCGATTAAATGATGCGTTATGGCTGAAAGCGGCAGGTCATGGCGTACAGAAGAAATAA